In a genomic window of Lepisosteus oculatus isolate fLepOcu1 chromosome 5, fLepOcu1.hap2, whole genome shotgun sequence:
- the LOC102687820 gene encoding tubulin alpha chain, testis-specific isoform X2, whose translation MRECISIHVGQAGVQIGNACWELYCLEHGIQPDGNMPSDKTIGGGDDSFNTFFSETGSGKHVPRAVFVDLEPAVIDEVRTGTYRQLFHPEQLISGKEDAANNYARGHYTVGKEIIDLVLERVRKLSDQCTGLQGFLIFHSFGGGTGSGFTSLLMERLSVDYGKKSKLEFAIYPAPQVSTAVVEPYNSILTTHTTLEHSDCAFMVDNEAIYDICRRNLDIERPTYTNLNRLIGQIVSSITASLRFDGALNVDLTEFQTNLVPYPRIHFPLVTYSPIISAEKAYHEQLSVSEITNACFEPSNQMVKCDPRHGKYMACCMLYRGDVVPKDVNAAIAAIKTKRSIQFVDWCPTGFKVGINYQPPTVVPGGDLAKVQRAVCMLSNTTAIAEAWARLDHKFDLMYAKRAFVHWYVGEGMEEGEFSEAREDLAALEKDYEEVGTDSVEGEEEGEEY comes from the exons ATG CGCGAGTGCATCTCCATCCACGTGGGCCAGGCGGGCGTGCAGATTGGCAATGCATGCTGGGAGCTGTACTGCCTGGAGCATGGCATCCAGCCCGACGGCAATATGCCGAGCGACAAGACCATTGGTGGCGGGGATGACTCCTTTAACACTTTCTTCAGCGAGACGGGCTCGGGAAAGCATGTGCCCCGCGCTGTGTTTGTGGACCTGGAGCCTGCGGTCATTG ATGAGGTCAGGACTGGGACATACAGGCAACTTTTCCACCCTGAGCAGCTCATCTCTGGGAAGGAGGATGCTGCCAACAACTATGCCCGTGGGCACTACACTGTGGGGAAAGAGATCATCGACCTAGTGCTGGAGCGTGTCCGCAAGCTA TCGGACCAGTGCACCGGCCTGCAGGGCTTCCTCATCTTCCACAGCTTCGGCGGCGGCACCGGCTCGGGCTTCACCTCCCTGCTGATGGAGCGCCTCTCGGTGGACTACGGCAAGAAGTCCAAGCTGGAGTTCGCCATCTACCCGGCCCCCCAGGTGTCCACGGCTGTGGTGGAACCCTACAACTCCATCCTGACCACCCACACCACGCTGGAGCACTCAGACTGCGCCTTCATGGTGGACAACGAGGCCATCTACGACATCTGCCGCCGCAACCTGGACATCGAGCGGCCCACCTACACCAACCTCAACCGGCTCATCGGCCAGATCGTGTCCTCCATCACCGCCTCCCTGCGCTTCGACGGCGCCCTCAACGTGGACCTGACAGAGTTCCAGACCAACCTGGTGCCCTACCCCCGCATCCACTTCCCCCTGGTCACCTACTCGCCCATCATCTCGGCCGAGAAGGCCTACCACGAGCAGCTGTCCGTCTCCGAGATCACCAACGCCTGCTTCGAGCCCTCCAACCAGATGGTGAAGTGTGACCCCCGCCACGGCAAGTACATGGCCTGCTGCATGCTGTACCGCGGGGACGTGGTGCCCAAGGACGTCAACGCTGCCATTGCCGCCATCAAGACCAAGCGCAGCATCCAGTTTGTGGACTGGTGCCCCACCGGCTTCAAG GTGGGCATCAACTACCAGCCCCCCACGGTGGTGCCCGGGGGCGACCTGGCCAAGGTGCAGAGGGCCGTGTGCATGCTGAGCAACACCACCGCCATCGCCGAGGCCTGGGCCCGCCTGGACCACAAGTTCGACCTGATGTACGCCAAGCGCGCCTTCGTGCACTGGTACGTGGGCGAGGGCATGGAGGAGGGCGAGTTCTCCGAGGCCAGGGAGGACCTGGCGGCGCTGGAGAAGGACTACGAGGAGGTGGGCACGGACTCGGTGGAGGgcgaggaggagggggaggagtaCTGA
- the LOC102687820 gene encoding tubulin alpha chain, testis-specific isoform X1 — MRECISIHVGQAGVQIGNACWELYCLEHGVGPDGVVQEGAEMVSSRRDPFNTFFNNTSSGRHVPRAIFVDLEPTVVDEVRTGTYRQLFHPEQLISGKEDAANNYARGHYTVGKEIIDLVLERVRKLSDQCTGLQGFLIFHSFGGGTGSGFTSLLMERLSVDYGKKSKLEFAIYPAPQVSTAVVEPYNSILTTHTTLEHSDCAFMVDNEAIYDICRRNLDIERPTYTNLNRLIGQIVSSITASLRFDGALNVDLTEFQTNLVPYPRIHFPLVTYSPIISAEKAYHEQLSVSEITNACFEPSNQMVKCDPRHGKYMACCMLYRGDVVPKDVNAAIAAIKTKRSIQFVDWCPTGFKVGINYQPPTVVPGGDLAKVQRAVCMLSNTTAIAEAWARLDHKFDLMYAKRAFVHWYVGEGMEEGEFSEAREDLAALEKDYEEVGTDSVEGEEEGEEY; from the exons ATG CGAGAGTGCATCTCCATCCACGTGGGCCAGGCGGGGGTGCAGATTGGCAATGCATGCTGGGAGCTGTACTGCCTGGAGCACGGGGTGGGGCCCGACGGCGTGGTGCAGGAGGGGGCCGAGATGGTCAGCTCCCGTCGGGACCCCTTCAACACCTTCTTCAACAACACCAGCTCGGGCCGCCACGTCCCCAGGGCCATATTCGTGGACCTGGAGCCGACAGTGGTTG ATGAGGTCAGGACTGGGACATACAGGCAACTTTTCCACCCTGAGCAGCTCATCTCTGGGAAGGAGGATGCTGCCAACAACTATGCCCGTGGGCACTACACTGTGGGGAAAGAGATCATCGACCTAGTGCTGGAGCGTGTCCGCAAGCTA TCGGACCAGTGCACCGGCCTGCAGGGCTTCCTCATCTTCCACAGCTTCGGCGGCGGCACCGGCTCGGGCTTCACCTCCCTGCTGATGGAGCGCCTCTCGGTGGACTACGGCAAGAAGTCCAAGCTGGAGTTCGCCATCTACCCGGCCCCCCAGGTGTCCACGGCTGTGGTGGAACCCTACAACTCCATCCTGACCACCCACACCACGCTGGAGCACTCAGACTGCGCCTTCATGGTGGACAACGAGGCCATCTACGACATCTGCCGCCGCAACCTGGACATCGAGCGGCCCACCTACACCAACCTCAACCGGCTCATCGGCCAGATCGTGTCCTCCATCACCGCCTCCCTGCGCTTCGACGGCGCCCTCAACGTGGACCTGACAGAGTTCCAGACCAACCTGGTGCCCTACCCCCGCATCCACTTCCCCCTGGTCACCTACTCGCCCATCATCTCGGCCGAGAAGGCCTACCACGAGCAGCTGTCCGTCTCCGAGATCACCAACGCCTGCTTCGAGCCCTCCAACCAGATGGTGAAGTGTGACCCCCGCCACGGCAAGTACATGGCCTGCTGCATGCTGTACCGCGGGGACGTGGTGCCCAAGGACGTCAACGCTGCCATTGCCGCCATCAAGACCAAGCGCAGCATCCAGTTTGTGGACTGGTGCCCCACCGGCTTCAAG GTGGGCATCAACTACCAGCCCCCCACGGTGGTGCCCGGGGGCGACCTGGCCAAGGTGCAGAGGGCCGTGTGCATGCTGAGCAACACCACCGCCATCGCCGAGGCCTGGGCCCGCCTGGACCACAAGTTCGACCTGATGTACGCCAAGCGCGCCTTCGTGCACTGGTACGTGGGCGAGGGCATGGAGGAGGGCGAGTTCTCCGAGGCCAGGGAGGACCTGGCGGCGCTGGAGAAGGACTACGAGGAGGTGGGCACGGACTCGGTGGAGGgcgaggaggagggggaggagtaCTGA